The following are from one region of the Lepeophtheirus salmonis chromosome 8, UVic_Lsal_1.4, whole genome shotgun sequence genome:
- the LOC121123707 gene encoding rho GTPase-activating protein 12: MFGKGLHHIPGLPQTYVRVLFDFEYIDQEKKRVLMRENEVLLLLSKTNVDWWQVIRRGERRPFYAPAKYVLEMRTDPPPVVDTRYYKPCTTFGFPHKRSSYAPPSGSTVPPPAALDARFHPRYRSNSLDSILVSDQTKAMITLRDIPTRPPYLEKRPTIEALDKRKSWNILDAPPPRLQGRLAAYQNHTPFLLHRQTSKAKKPVPLPRASNKSVAEPPPKALGKRSKTDLTLDGLKAYKANRNSSKLVIPKLPVEERDPFKVPEKPLLSTFGVKRKSAEEPLSRVLSESNLVVACAEEKTSTSPPKGKENQEKFVKSEPLIIMTQPLNDSTPGTKLASSLESSGGEDLTKSSSFDSCFDDTSLDDSAMLSLITICDEKSSRYIDDTASSLSPDMKSPVSTTSRSPPSPSPNMTPTRNLMVEWEEYCDEKSGRKFYYNSLTKEKSWKPPRKSKGWSEGYSAPNSPDPESDKVKRKLDLNDVISAHFLGDDCDEVDQNISNHEVTSSTPTEEVSQDSIVLEEEKEVFASSTPETKKDEEPPIPDGYERHEEEDNNFYINIFTGVRWYSAKDLNGKVYFYEENGNESCWTLPNVAQSIQDPNNSSCSSDSSNLSPESVRKRVLSNVSEVIQRSMEDVKAKQEEHQRRHEDTNKCFVSSPNFQIGCVSIVVLKQGPLNKTKIFENGKKQRKNWCSSHIVLTDTFLLFFKDAKAFASMQNSGSSGSGKPEHVVDLKGTLIEWCKGDKSKRSYVFEVTSALFGLSVLLQGDSLNVSADWFREINNVIEKINGVNRNSDESKCGSLRLSGVDSISSASSNKVSRTKSIKMKFLGSSEELESPPLSGTSPPATFDFSAPYKSNIREKLKKFFLRRPTMDDLFKRGIIKNEPVFGSTLKELQTTELSDIPLFVKKCVREIEKGDHLSTDGVYRQSGNLSTIQKIRLQVDQGNLIILETVDDVHVLTGALKLFFRELKEPLIPWECVDALLQVPTQPSRKSRIKALKDILSKMPLTNRSTLTFLLKHLTRVTEFKESNRMQIHNLAIVFGPTLMWPPPHLGASNNLALDMMQQNIIVETLLSHVNNLV, from the exons ATGTTCGGGAAAGGACTGCATCATATTCCGGGTCTCCCGCAAACCTACGTGCGAGTCCTCTTCGACTTCGAGTACATTGATCAGGAGAAGAAGCGGGTGCTCATGCGAGAAAATGAAGTGTTGCTTCTCTTGAGCAAGACGAACGTGGATTGGTGGCAGGTGATTCGGAGAGGAGAGCGGCGCCCATTCTATGCCCCTGCGAAGTATGTGCTTGAGATGCGAACGGATCCTCCTCCTGTGGTGGACACACGCTATTACAAGCCTTGCACCACTTTCGGCTTTCCTCACAAGAGGAGTTCCTACGCTCCTCCTTCTGGCTCCACGGTGCCGCCTCCTGCCGCTCTGGACGCTCGCTTCCATCCTCGCTACAGGAGTAACTCCCTCGACTCCATTCTTGTCTCGGACCAAACCAAAGCCATGATAACGCTAAGAGACATTCCTACTCGTCCCCCTTACCTGGAGAAAAGGCCCACCATCGAAGCCCTGGACAAGAGAAAATCCTGGAATATCCTCGACGCTCCTCCTCCCAGACTTCAAGGTCGCCTTGCCGCTTACCAGAATCATActccttttcttcttcaccGACAAACATCCAAAGCCAAGAAACCCGTTCCTCTTCCGAGGGCATCCAACAAGTCTGTGGCAGAACCACCTCCTAAAGCCCTCGGTAAAAGGTCTAAAACGGATTTAACTCTCGATGGCCTCAAGGCTTATAAGGCAAATCGCAATTCTTCCAAATTAGTTATACCCAAACTTCCAGTAGAAGAGCGTGACCCTTTTAAAGTACCAGAGAAACCCCTCTTATCCACTTTTGGTGTCAAAAGAAAAAGTGCAGAGGAACCACTCAGTCGTGTTCTCTCTGAAAGTAACCTTGTTGTTGCTTGTGCTGAAGAAAAAACATCGACCTCCCCTCCTAAAGGGAAAGAAAATCAAGAGAAATTCGTCAAATCTGAACCACTCATTATCATGACACAACCGTTAAATGACTCAACTCCAGGAACTAAACTAGCATCCAGCCTTGAGTCATCAGGAGGCGAGGATCTGACTAAAAGCTCCTCCTTTGATAGTTGCTTTGATGACACTTCTTTGGACGACTCAGCCATGCTTTCGCTCATCACTATATGTGACGAAAAGTCAAGTAGATATATTGACGATACGGCCTCTTCATTGTCTCCAGATATGAAAAGTCCTGTTTCTACAACATCTCGATCTCCTCCTTCTCCAAGTCCAAACATGACTCCTACTCGAAAT TTAATGGTAGAATGGGAAGAATATTGTGATGAAAAGTCTGGaagaaagttttattataattccttGACGAAAGAGAAAAGTTGGAAGCCTCCTCGTAAATCCAAAGGATGGAGTGAAG GATATAGTGCTCCAAATAGTCCGGATCCCGAGAGCGATAAAGTAAAACGGAAGTTGGATTTGAATGACGTAATTTCGGCTCATTTCTTGGGTGATGATTGTGATGAAGTCGATCAAAATATTTCCAATCATGAAGTAACGAGTAGCACACCCACCGAGGAGGTCTCACAGGACTCTATTGTTCTTGAGGAAGAGAAAGAGGTTTTTGCGTCCTCGACTCCTGAGACAAAAAAAGATGAg GAACCTCCCATCCCGGATGGCTATGAGCGACACGAAGAGGAAGACAACAATTtctatatcaatatatttactgGTGTTCGTTGGTACAGTGCCAAGGATTTAAACGGGAAGGTTTATTTTTACGAAGAAAATGGAAACGAATCCTGTTGGACTCTACCAAATGTAGCACAATCAATACAAGACCCAAATAATTCATCCTGTTCCTCTGATTCTTCTAATCTTAGTCCAGAGAGTGTACGTAAGCGAGTTCTATCAAACGTGTCTGAAGTGATCCAGCGGTCAATGGAGGACGTCAAAGCAAAGCAAGAGGAGCATCAACGCCGACATGAGGATACTAATAAATGTTTTGTGTCTTCTCCCAATTTTCAAATTGGATGTGTTAGTATAGTTGTCCTCAAGCAAGGGCCTCTTAACAAGACTAAAATATTCGAAAATGGGAAGAAGCAAAGAAAGAACTGGTGTAGTTCTCATATAGTTTTGACCGAcacttttcttttgttttttaaagatgcAAAAGCCTTTGCTTCCATGCAAAATAGTGGAAGTTCCGGAAGTGGAAAACCTGAACATGTAGTTGATCTCAAAGGGACTTTAATTGAATGGTGCAAGGGAGATAAGTCAAAGAGGTCCTATGTATTTGAAGTTACATCAGCTCTCTTTGGTCTAAGTGTCTTGTTGCAAGGTGATAGTCTCAACGTCAGTGCCGACTGgtttagagaaataaataatgtaattgagaaaataaatggTGTTAATAGGAATTCGGATGAATCCAAGTGTGGTTCTCTAAGGCTAAGTGGTGTGGATTCAATTTCATCTGCCTCTTCTAACAAAGTTAGTCGGACAAAAAGTATCAAGATGAAGTTTCTAGGATCGAGTGAAGAACTTGAGTCACCCCCTTTGAGTGGGACCTCACCTCCAGCAACATTCGATTTCTCAGCTCCATACAAGTCAAACATTagagaaaaattgaagaaatttttcTTGAGACGACCCACAATGGACGATCTGTTCAAGAGGGGAATAATCAAGAATGAGCCCGTGTTTGGTAGTACTTTGAAGGAACTCCAGACAACTGAGCTGAGTGATATTCctctttttgtaaagaaatgtGTCAGAGAAATCGAGAAAGGTGATCATTTGTCTACGGATGGGGTTTATAGACAGTCTGGCAATTTGTCCACTATTCAAAAAATACGTCTTCAGGTGGATCAAGGCAATTTGATCATACTCGAGACTGTAGATGATGTTCACGTTCTCACAGGAGcattaaaactcttttttaggGAATTAAAAGAACCTCTTATACCTTGGGAATGTGTAGATGCCTTACTTCAAGTTCCTACTCAGCCGAGCCGTAAAAGTCGAATCAAGGctcttaaagatattttatccaaaatgcCTTTGACCAATAGATCCACACTCACTTTTCTTCTCAAGCATCTCACTCGTGTGACTGAGTTCAAAGAAAGTAATCGAATGCAAATTCATAATTTAGCAATTGTCTTTGGCCCTACACTCATGTGGCCTCCTCCTCATTTAGGAGCCTCTAATAATCTGGCTCTGGATATGATGcaacaaaatatcattgttgAAACATTGCTCTCTCATGTTAATAACTTGGTTTGA
- the LOC121123708 gene encoding uncharacterized protein gives MTSILGAKKEGRGSILNVDLRSDTQTVPCKAMRKSLSEALVGDDVYGEDPTAIKLEKMVAEIAGMEAGLFVPSGTMGNLISIMVHCRERGSEIILGDKSHIHLYEQGNIAQFGGVHSRTLPNAPDGTFDLQLAESLIRCDDIHYPVSKVLVIENTHNKCGGKSLPLAWIQGAYEMCRKNDLILHCDAARIFNAGMSSGVPVKELLSPWCDSACICLSKSLGAPIGSVVVGKVEFIKRARRLRKALGGGMRQAGIIAQAAIFAIENNVEKLKEDHERCSNLAQAISELENSPFSCPKPHSNIVMINIDETVTVTAEDLVQRLLEIPEKETYDLEGKGARVYTLEFAKKTVRIVFHLSITNEEYLHGLKKIMYVLKEFSGQKSL, from the exons ATGACGTCCATTTTGGGAGCTAAAAAGGAGGGACGAGGCTCCATATTAAACGTGGATCTCAGATCAGACACGCAAACAGTGCCGTGTAAGGCTATGAGAAAGAGTCTAAGTGAGGCTCTTGTCGGTGATGATGTTTATGGGGAGGATCCTACAGctattaaattggaaaaaatggtTGCGGAGATTGCTGGAATGGAGGCTGGGCTTTTTGTTCCATCTG gAACGATGGGGAACTTAATAAGTATCATGGTCCATTGTAGAGAAAGAGGAAGCGAAATCATTCTAGGAGATAAAAGCCATATCCATTTATACGAACAAGGGAACATTGCTCAG TTTGGTGGAGTGCACAGTCGAACACTTCCCAATGCCCCAGATGGAACATTCGATCTCCAATTGGCAGAGTCCTTAATTAGATGTGACGACATTCACTACCCCGTCTCAAAAGTACTTGTAATTGAAAATACTCATAACAAATGTGGTGGGAAGTCATTGCCTTTAGCTTGGATTCAAGGCGCTTATGAGATGTGTCGTAAAAACGATCTTATTCTCCACTGCGATGCAGCGAGGATTTTTAATGCAGGGATGAGTTCCGGAGTTCCTGTGAAGGAATTGTTGTCCCCCTGGTGTGATTCTGCTTGTATTTGTTTAAGTAAAAGTCTAGGTGCTCCAATTGGCTCAGTTGTTGTTGGAAAAGTGGAATTCATTAAGAG GGCTCGTAGATTGAGGAAAGCTCTTGGTGGAGGGATGCGACAAGCTGGAATCATTGCACAGGCAGCTATTTTTGCAATCGAGAACAATGTGGAGAAACTAAAAGAGGATCATGAAAGATGCTCAAACTTGGCTCAAG cAATAAGTGAACTTGAGAATTCACCCTTTTCCTGCCCTAAGCCCCATTCAAATATCGTTATGATTAACATCGATGAAACTGTGACTGTTACAGCTGAGGATCTTGTACAAAGGTTATTGGAA ATACCCGAGAAAGAAACATATGATTTAGAGGGTAAGGGAGCGAGAGTGTATACCTTGGAGTTTgcaaaa AAAACTGTTCGAATCGTTTTCCATTTGAGTATAACAAACGAGGAATATCTGCATGGATTAAAGAAaatcatgtatgtattaaaGGAATTCTCAGGACAAAAGTCTTTATGA